From the Deinococcus gobiensis I-0 genome, the window ACCACCTCTGGAAGCCCTCGACCAGCCTGATCGTCGTGTCGTACCAGTCGCCGGGCAGCCTGGGCGGGCGCATCGTGGGCGGCGCCGAACACGTGCGGATCATGGGCGAGGAGGTCGCGGTGCGCGCCCAGGTGCATACCATCGGCGGCTTCTCGGCGCACGCCGACCAGGACGACCTGCTGGCCTTCCTGGATACGGCCGGGCGGCCCCACGTCTGGCTGGTGCACGGCGAGCCGGAGGTCATGGCCGAGTTCGTGCCGGTGCTGGGCGCGCGCGGCCTGAAAGCCGACATCGTGCCCGACCGTCAGCGGGTGGACCTGCTGGGCAGCGGCTACGCGGATGGCCGCCCGCCGGGCCTGGTCCTCGACGCCCGGCCGACCGAACCCGCGCGGGCCGAGGGTGGCGAGTGAATTATTCCTGCCAGTATTCAGGGCATAGGCTTGACAGCGCCTGCATACCGGGCTATCTTTAAGAAATAAAGGCGACCTCGACGGGTCGCCTTCTTCTTTGGCGCTCGGCTGCGGCCTTACTTGTACTGCGGCCAGGGCCAGGTCTTGAAATCCACGTCCTGCCACTTGGGGTGCATGCCCTCGTCCTCCTGCAGGTTCACCAGTTTGCTCACGGCGCACTTCTGGTAGGCCAGCAGCAGCTTCTTGCGCTCCGGCGTCTTGAAGTCGCGGGTCGCCAGGACGCTCTGCACGGCCACGGTGGGGACGCTGGCCGCGCTGATGTTCGGGTAGAACAGCTTGGCGGGGCTGTAGATGCTCTTCATGCGGTCACTGAGCGGCACGGCCACGAGGTTCACGCCGCTGAGCGTCTTGACCCAGGTCGCGGGTTGCCCGACGACCGCCAGCACGGCGTCCACCTGCCGGCTCCGCAGGGCGGCGAAGGCACTTTCCTGGTCCTTGACGGACACGACCTCGAAGTTCAGGCCCGTCATCGCGCCCACCACGCGGGCCGTGATGAGGCTGCCGCCCCAGGCCGCCACCTTCTTGCCCTTGAGGTCCTCGAACTTGGCGACACCCTGCGTTTTCGTCTGGCCAAGAATGTTCCTGCTGACCACGGACGGCAGCGCGAAGAGATGCAGTTCCTCGCGGTGCAGCGGCAGCAGCGCCTTGATGCCGTCCACGCGCGGGTCCTTGTCAATCTGCTGGCGGGCCTTGAGTACGTCGCTCTGCACGAAGGCCAGCGAGACCTCGTTGTTCAGCAGCAGGTCGATGTTCTCCAAGCTGCCGCTGCTGCCCCGCTCGCGCAGGTAGGCGCTCTGGGTGCAGACCCGCCCGATGTTCTTGAACATGGCGCTGTAGGTGCCGGTCGGGCTGCCGGTGGCGACGTTGAGGGTGCCGGTCGTGGTGGCCGGGGTCGGCGTGGCCGAGGTCTGGGCGGTCGAGGTCTG encodes:
- a CDS encoding TAXI family TRAP transporter solute-binding subunit, producing MRSLILALTLLPLGAAQAQTSTAQTSATPTPATTTGTLNVATGSPTGTYSAMFKNIGRVCTQSAYLRERGSSGSLENIDLLLNNEVSLAFVQSDVLKARQQIDKDPRVDGIKALLPLHREELHLFALPSVVSRNILGQTKTQGVAKFEDLKGKKVAAWGGSLITARVVGAMTGLNFEVVSVKDQESAFAALRSRQVDAVLAVVGQPATWVKTLSGVNLVAVPLSDRMKSIYSPAKLFYPNISAASVPTVAVQSVLATRDFKTPERKKLLLAYQKCAVSKLVNLQEDEGMHPKWQDVDFKTWPWPQYK